A region of Maniola jurtina chromosome 18, ilManJurt1.1, whole genome shotgun sequence DNA encodes the following proteins:
- the LOC123874336 gene encoding piggyBac transposable element-derived protein 3-like — MDAVFKGCTLYEALAILEEDDELEPQLLYIEPPDPAILSDEDSADEDEGGFINNLTGRQLNARCEVVLASRSEPRGAGRPSASKTSRTGNLVSDSIRYDGRNHLLVPGGSRRKCGLESCHSQTRLQCNKCNVGLCAACNLQFHTNNT, encoded by the exons ATGGATGCAGTGTTCAA GGGTTGTACATTATATGAGGCACTTGCCATACTTGAAGAAGACGACGAACTCGAGCCTCAGTTGCTTTATATTGAACCTCCAGACCCTGCAATCCTATCTGACGAAGATTCGGCCGACGAAGATGAGGGTGGTTTCATAAATAATCTCACAGGTCGGCAACTCAATGCTAGATGTGAAGTGGTACTGGCATCTAGATCTGAGCCACGAGGTGCTGGCCGTCCATCAGCTTCCAAAACATCCAGAACTGGCAATCTAGTCTCTGACAGCATACGTTATGACGGCAGGAATCATTTATTGGTACCCGGTGGGTCACGACGCAAGTGTGGGTTAGAGTCTTGCCATAGTCAGACTAGGCTGCAGTGCAATAAATGCAACGTGGGGCTCTGTGCGGCTTGCAACCTACAGTTTCACACAAACAATACGTAA